In Rariglobus hedericola, the following proteins share a genomic window:
- a CDS encoding GNAT family N-acetyltransferase — protein sequence MSAEPALLLLTDRPSLRLRTLREDDAAALFALVDRNRAHLRVWLPWIDANTAVGHSSAFIEAMRLGYAEDRCFACGLFFEGRLVGVAGAHLIDHANRTCQIGYWLDEAHCGRGLMTSAVRALTAHAFTTLQLNRVEIRAAPGNYASQAVCERLGFIREGVVRDAEWLYDHYVDLTVNSLLLREWQTAQVEDDAP from the coding sequence ATGTCCGCCGAGCCCGCGCTCCTTCTTCTCACCGACCGGCCCTCGCTGCGTCTTCGCACCTTGCGCGAGGACGATGCCGCCGCGTTGTTCGCCCTCGTGGATCGCAACCGTGCCCACCTGCGCGTCTGGCTCCCGTGGATCGATGCCAATACCGCCGTCGGCCACTCGAGCGCGTTCATCGAAGCCATGCGTCTCGGTTATGCGGAAGACCGGTGTTTCGCCTGCGGATTATTTTTTGAGGGTCGGCTGGTCGGTGTCGCCGGCGCCCACCTGATCGATCACGCCAATCGCACCTGCCAGATCGGCTACTGGCTGGATGAAGCGCATTGCGGACGCGGCCTGATGACGTCCGCCGTGCGTGCGCTCACCGCCCATGCGTTTACCACCCTGCAACTCAACCGCGTCGAAATCCGTGCCGCGCCCGGCAACTACGCGAGCCAGGCCGTGTGCGAACGGCTCGGCTTCATCCGCGAGGGCGTGGTGCGCGATGCCGAATGGCTTTACGACCATTACGTCGATCTCACTGTCAACAGCCTCTTGCTCCGTGAATGGCAGACCGCTCAGGTGGAGGACGACGCCCCATGA
- a CDS encoding cellulase family glycosylhydrolase, whose amino-acid sequence MPLPRLACLALSLPALAFAAPTPPPVQLKDFLGICGHTVQFKPELYTGVTSVVRDYHPVEWDLANDTATPAPLPFAKNKVNWDHIYGGWKKAGMRVHASLMIESIPSAKWKNLEADSRAYGKAFARMAGPGGKNWLEAVEIGNEPGSYSDADYARTYDSMSKGIREGDPKLKIATCNVTAAAKSGGYDKPIELFRPFLDRVDIFTVHTYAQTDGWPTWHRTFPEDPATPYLRDVRAVVAWRDAHAKGKPVWVTEFGWDCPTSLDGRKGDFAKWAGNVTDAAQAAYLIRSIPLFLNEGVERAHIYFFDDKDEPMMHGAAGILRHGKPKPSWYALRQIQTLLGDAVLERLDHNANRYAARWKKADGSVWLMLWTAEADRDATSPVVIHQRPLGDALPMSLSENTAAPVRIAPAGAGGWSVPVGPRPVFVQINP is encoded by the coding sequence ATGCCCCTGCCCCGCCTCGCTTGTCTTGCGCTGAGCCTTCCCGCGCTCGCTTTCGCCGCTCCGACCCCGCCGCCCGTTCAACTCAAAGACTTCCTCGGAATCTGTGGCCACACCGTGCAGTTCAAGCCCGAGCTCTACACGGGCGTCACCAGCGTCGTCCGCGATTATCACCCGGTTGAATGGGATCTCGCCAACGACACCGCGACCCCCGCTCCGCTTCCGTTCGCCAAAAACAAGGTCAACTGGGACCACATCTACGGCGGTTGGAAAAAAGCCGGCATGCGCGTTCACGCCAGCCTGATGATTGAAAGTATTCCGTCCGCAAAATGGAAAAATCTCGAAGCCGATTCACGCGCCTACGGCAAAGCCTTCGCCCGGATGGCCGGCCCCGGCGGAAAAAACTGGCTTGAGGCCGTCGAGATCGGCAACGAGCCGGGCAGCTACTCCGACGCCGACTACGCCCGAACCTATGACTCGATGAGCAAGGGCATCCGCGAAGGGGACCCGAAACTCAAGATCGCCACCTGCAACGTCACCGCAGCCGCCAAGAGCGGCGGTTACGATAAACCCATCGAGCTCTTCCGTCCTTTCCTCGACCGCGTGGATATTTTCACCGTCCACACTTACGCGCAGACCGATGGCTGGCCGACGTGGCACCGCACCTTTCCCGAAGATCCCGCCACGCCGTATCTCCGCGATGTGCGCGCCGTCGTCGCGTGGCGCGATGCCCACGCCAAAGGAAAACCGGTCTGGGTCACCGAATTCGGCTGGGACTGCCCCACCAGCCTGGACGGCCGCAAAGGTGACTTCGCCAAGTGGGCGGGCAACGTCACCGACGCCGCCCAAGCCGCCTACTTGATCCGCTCGATTCCGCTTTTCCTCAACGAAGGCGTTGAGCGTGCACACATCTATTTCTTCGACGACAAAGACGAACCTATGATGCACGGCGCCGCCGGCATCCTGCGCCATGGCAAACCCAAGCCGTCGTGGTATGCGCTCCGCCAAATCCAAACTCTTCTCGGTGACGCCGTCCTCGAACGCTTGGATCACAATGCCAACCGCTACGCCGCGCGTTGGAAAAAAGCCGATGGCTCCGTGTGGCTCATGCTCTGGACCGCCGAGGCCGACCGCGATGCCACAAGTCCTGTCGTCATCCACCAACGCCCGCTTGGCGACGCGCTGCCGATGTCGCTCTCCGAAAACACAGCGGCTCCGGTGCGCATCGCGCCTGCCGGAGCCGGTGGTTGGTCCGTCCCCGTGGGGCCGCGACCGGTTTTTGTTCAGATCAATCCCTGA
- a CDS encoding multicopper oxidase family protein, producing MRALRFLALLGTSVLLTASVAHACNVCGGKGKASRFAAAEAAPKASQLFPNAPVVEYSLDIAETTLSPAGKLVRALTLNGSTPGPVLRFHEGDVARIHVNNRLAREETSVHWHGLLVPNLEDGVPYLTTPPILPGQSRTFEFHLKQAGTYWYHSHTGLQEQRGVYGSIVIEPRTGSPARTDLPRIDREEVLVLSDWTNENPSEVIRSLLRRSDWYALRKGTAQSLLGAFRAGHLKDYLHRERARLPAMDVSDVAYDAFLINGRPLQHLAARPGETIRLRVINAAASTYFYLNSATGPLTIIAADGIDVRPIQQNRLLIGMAETYDVLVTVPADGAWEIRATSQDNSGHASLLLGDIAATAPHVAPAPGPLEIYSMDMALSAMLDDLDESGDLTDAEALAGEADRPLPPYKRLHATAPTTLPAGAPVRELTLKLTGDMQRYLWSLNGQTMAENSTIPVKKGEVLRLVLVNNTMMHHPMHLHGHFFRLLMPDAGDPAYSPLKHTVDVPPMSRRVIEFYANEDKDWLLHCHLLYHMMSGMARAVSYDNQGSDHQPALGEHGMDHPFFWFDGTLQSQMSTGLATLQRGRENLNLAWESGWGRVDRAEYEIDATYSHYFNPRWTVFGGYRLTDIPDGHDAVIAGATYTLPYLVNATATLQSNGDARLGLAKTIPLTARLGLIVRADYDTAQDFSWMTGLTYTLTKQFSLIGSYDSDYGAGAGFFFRF from the coding sequence ATGCGCGCACTGCGATTCCTCGCCTTGCTGGGCACCTCCGTGCTGCTGACCGCATCCGTCGCGCACGCGTGCAACGTGTGCGGCGGCAAGGGCAAGGCGTCGCGTTTCGCCGCCGCCGAGGCCGCGCCCAAGGCCTCGCAACTCTTCCCCAACGCTCCCGTCGTCGAATACTCCCTCGATATCGCCGAGACCACGCTTTCGCCGGCCGGCAAACTTGTTCGCGCGCTCACGCTCAACGGCTCGACACCGGGCCCCGTCCTGCGTTTTCACGAGGGCGACGTCGCCCGCATCCACGTCAACAACCGCCTCGCCCGCGAAGAAACCTCCGTCCACTGGCATGGTTTGCTCGTGCCGAATCTCGAAGACGGCGTCCCCTACCTCACCACGCCACCGATTCTCCCCGGCCAGTCCCGCACCTTCGAGTTCCACCTCAAGCAAGCCGGCACTTACTGGTATCACAGCCACACCGGCCTGCAGGAACAGCGCGGCGTTTACGGCAGCATCGTGATCGAACCCCGCACCGGCTCGCCCGCCCGCACGGATCTCCCGCGCATCGATCGCGAGGAAGTCCTCGTGCTCTCCGACTGGACCAACGAAAACCCCTCCGAGGTCATACGCAGTCTGCTGCGTCGCAGCGATTGGTATGCGCTCCGCAAGGGCACCGCCCAATCCCTGCTGGGTGCTTTCCGCGCCGGCCATCTCAAAGACTATCTCCACCGCGAACGCGCCCGCCTGCCCGCGATGGATGTTTCCGACGTCGCCTACGATGCCTTCCTCATCAACGGACGCCCGCTCCAGCACCTCGCCGCCCGGCCCGGCGAAACCATCCGCCTGCGCGTGATCAACGCTGCCGCCTCGACCTACTTCTATCTCAACTCCGCCACCGGCCCGCTCACGATCATCGCCGCCGATGGCATCGACGTGCGTCCCATCCAACAAAACCGCCTGCTCATCGGCATGGCCGAAACCTACGATGTCCTTGTCACCGTTCCCGCCGACGGCGCGTGGGAAATCCGCGCCACGTCCCAGGACAACTCCGGCCACGCCTCGCTCCTGCTCGGCGACATCGCCGCCACCGCGCCACATGTCGCACCCGCACCCGGACCGCTTGAAATCTACAGCATGGACATGGCGCTTTCCGCCATGCTCGACGACCTCGACGAATCCGGCGATCTCACCGATGCCGAGGCGCTCGCCGGTGAAGCCGACCGGCCGCTGCCGCCTTATAAACGCCTCCACGCCACCGCACCCACCACGTTGCCCGCCGGTGCTCCGGTGCGCGAACTCACGCTCAAGCTCACCGGCGACATGCAGCGCTACCTGTGGTCGCTCAACGGCCAGACCATGGCCGAGAACAGCACGATTCCCGTGAAGAAGGGCGAGGTCCTCCGTCTCGTCCTCGTCAACAACACCATGATGCACCACCCCATGCATCTGCACGGCCACTTCTTCCGCCTGCTCATGCCCGACGCGGGCGACCCCGCGTATTCACCGCTCAAGCACACCGTCGATGTCCCGCCCATGAGCCGGCGCGTGATCGAGTTCTACGCCAACGAGGACAAAGACTGGCTCCTCCACTGCCACCTGCTCTACCACATGATGAGCGGCATGGCCCGCGCCGTGAGTTACGATAACCAGGGTTCAGACCACCAGCCCGCCCTCGGCGAACACGGCATGGATCACCCGTTCTTCTGGTTCGACGGCACGCTGCAATCACAGATGAGCACCGGCCTCGCGACCCTCCAACGCGGACGCGAAAATCTGAACCTCGCCTGGGAATCGGGCTGGGGTCGCGTGGACCGCGCCGAATACGAAATCGACGCCACCTACTCCCACTATTTCAACCCGCGCTGGACCGTGTTTGGCGGCTATCGACTCACCGATATCCCCGACGGACACGACGCGGTGATCGCCGGCGCGACCTACACATTGCCCTACCTCGTCAACGCCACCGCCACGCTCCAAAGCAACGGCGACGCCCGCCTCGGCCTCGCGAAAACCATCCCGCTCACCGCCCGCCTCGGCCTGATCGTCCGCGCCGATTACGACACCGCCCAGGATTTTTCCTGGATGACCGGCCTCACCTACACGCTCACCAAACAATTCTCGCTGATCGGCAGTTACGACTCCGACTACGGCGCGGGCGCCGGTTTCTTTTTTCGCTTTTAA
- a CDS encoding sugar phosphate isomerase/epimerase family protein, which yields MTFRKLSPAEILALVKKAGLKGIEWGGDIHVPHGDLARAREVRELTLEHGLTTAAYGSYYRAGQSEGNGLAFERVLETAIELGAPTIRVWPGAAGSDVTDEEGRWKIIHDLRRIAAMAAKAGVSVSTEFHGGTLTDTNESAAQLLVEVDHPNLLTCWQPHNGEATDECVAGLREVQSRVSNIHVFHWWPTPADKHPLADGAERWGRFWPLIQDMPGDRYALLEFVQGDEPEAFLRDAATLREWLA from the coding sequence GTGACTTTTCGCAAACTCAGCCCCGCTGAAATCTTGGCGCTGGTGAAGAAGGCCGGCTTGAAGGGCATCGAGTGGGGCGGCGACATCCATGTGCCGCATGGCGATCTGGCGCGGGCGCGTGAAGTGCGTGAACTCACGCTGGAGCACGGGCTCACGACCGCGGCTTACGGGAGTTATTACCGTGCGGGCCAGAGCGAGGGCAACGGGCTGGCGTTTGAACGCGTGCTGGAGACGGCGATCGAGCTGGGTGCACCGACGATCCGGGTGTGGCCGGGAGCGGCGGGGTCGGATGTGACCGACGAGGAGGGCCGTTGGAAAATTATTCATGACCTGCGGCGCATCGCGGCGATGGCGGCCAAGGCGGGTGTGAGCGTATCCACGGAGTTTCACGGTGGCACGCTGACCGACACCAATGAATCCGCCGCGCAACTGCTGGTGGAGGTGGATCACCCGAATCTGCTGACGTGCTGGCAGCCGCACAACGGCGAGGCGACCGACGAGTGCGTGGCGGGTCTGCGCGAAGTGCAGTCGCGCGTGAGTAACATCCATGTGTTCCACTGGTGGCCGACGCCGGCCGACAAGCATCCGCTGGCGGACGGCGCGGAACGTTGGGGGCGATTCTGGCCGCTCATCCAAGACATGCCGGGCGACCGGTATGCATTGCTGGAGTTTGTGCAGGGGGATGAGCCCGAAGCGTTCCTGCGCGACGCGGCCACTTTGCGCGAATGGTTGGCGTAA
- a CDS encoding PAS domain S-box protein produces MKRLVPLRLTGWVLVSIAMLATSLYAQDAGASPAPAQAEAWVRWIGWVFVVMALGGLLVFWINLRLQGQITLQTRALRISETRMRNLFENTPVAIVEQDFSAVAKWLDELRKQGVRDLSVHFAAHPELVAAKFNLVRVIAANRTVLRLTGVEVVQEYEGLIRGVPTPAMLDTFAAQMQAIWAGDTEMTRELRYRGIDSLAGHSLMHWSAPHEDGRPDYGRVQVAFTDLSVLRATEEKLRDVEDRWRLAVIGINAGIWEYNFVTGETFISDRWREIIGYPASDMTNARDEFWPRIHPEDVASVRQAMRDYLEGHRSSYRVEFRMQCKDGNYKWILSRGMALFDQAGKPQRLVGSHSDIDERKRAEESLRSSEERYRVLFENCPVAIIEYDLRGLRAWLDELRADGVAEFDVFADANPQVFAEALKGSAMVGLNRETLELVGATSKTEAIEALPRILTSDMEKVRRALCHALWEGRNAIEGEMRINALDGTPRRVFYRWWVPSLGGELSYAWTQVVLVDLTGIKRTEEALAAERERLAVTLRAMAEGVITTDTQGRVLFLNEAAGELTGWTENAAIGRLLEDVCVMRHEKTRLPVAAPAAAAVASHAVIDLPANTVLLDRQGSPRVIEGRCAPIHDMHSHAIGAVLVLRDVTERARLEGEILRASKLESVGILAGGIAHDFNNLLTVVMGNITLATLDSQAMASAGRWLQDAERGVMRARDLTQQLLTFARGGEPVRSAVRLPEIVKEAANFALHGSKVRCEFAIEDGLWTAEVDKGQIGQVVQNLVINAVQAMPEGGVMHISMRNQHLNALAVRQLDEGNYLCIVISDTGAGIRPEHLARIFDPYFTTKQSGSGLGLATVYSIVRKHQGHIEVESEIGRGTRFRFWLPAVPDARPTAPEVAHAPDNLTGRVLFMDDEEPIRAMADALLRRLGFEVTCVADGREVLRVYAEGLSNGTRYDLVIMDLTVPGGLGGKEAMSELCKLDPMVKGIVSSGYSSDPVMANYRTYGFSGMVAKPYRLTDLAKAIRTVLEGGDME; encoded by the coding sequence ATGAAACGTCTTGTTCCCCTGCGTCTGACCGGATGGGTGCTCGTATCCATAGCGATGCTGGCAACCAGTCTGTATGCTCAAGATGCGGGTGCGTCACCAGCGCCGGCGCAGGCCGAGGCCTGGGTGCGGTGGATCGGCTGGGTCTTCGTGGTGATGGCACTGGGCGGTTTGCTCGTGTTTTGGATCAACCTCCGCCTGCAAGGACAGATCACGTTGCAGACCCGTGCGCTGCGCATCTCCGAGACGCGGATGCGGAATCTTTTTGAGAACACGCCGGTGGCGATTGTGGAGCAGGACTTTTCGGCGGTCGCGAAATGGCTCGATGAACTTCGCAAGCAAGGCGTGCGCGACCTTTCGGTTCATTTCGCGGCACACCCCGAGTTGGTCGCGGCCAAGTTTAATCTTGTGCGCGTGATCGCCGCCAACCGCACCGTGCTCCGCCTCACGGGCGTTGAAGTCGTGCAGGAATACGAGGGCTTGATCCGCGGCGTGCCAACGCCCGCGATGCTCGATACGTTCGCCGCTCAGATGCAGGCGATCTGGGCCGGTGACACGGAGATGACGCGCGAGTTGCGCTATCGCGGCATCGACAGCCTGGCGGGGCACAGCCTCATGCACTGGAGCGCGCCGCATGAAGACGGCCGCCCGGATTACGGACGCGTTCAAGTGGCTTTCACCGACCTGAGTGTGTTGCGCGCCACCGAGGAAAAATTGCGCGATGTCGAGGACCGCTGGCGGCTTGCCGTGATCGGCATCAACGCCGGTATCTGGGAGTATAATTTTGTGACGGGCGAGACATTCATCTCCGACCGCTGGCGCGAGATCATCGGTTATCCCGCGTCCGACATGACGAATGCGCGCGACGAATTCTGGCCGCGCATTCATCCGGAAGACGTGGCGTCGGTGCGGCAGGCGATGCGCGATTATCTGGAAGGCCACCGCTCCAGTTACCGCGTGGAATTCCGCATGCAGTGCAAGGACGGCAACTACAAGTGGATCCTGTCGCGCGGCATGGCGCTCTTCGATCAGGCGGGCAAACCGCAGCGTCTCGTCGGCTCGCACTCCGACATCGATGAACGCAAGCGCGCGGAGGAATCCCTGCGCTCTTCCGAGGAACGTTACCGCGTGCTCTTCGAGAACTGTCCGGTCGCCATCATCGAATACGATCTGCGCGGGTTGCGCGCCTGGCTCGACGAACTGCGGGCCGACGGCGTGGCGGAATTCGATGTGTTCGCTGATGCGAATCCCCAGGTGTTTGCCGAGGCGCTCAAGGGCTCGGCGATGGTAGGCTTGAACCGCGAAACATTGGAGCTCGTTGGAGCCACGAGCAAGACCGAGGCGATTGAAGCCCTGCCGCGTATTCTTACCTCCGACATGGAAAAGGTCCGGCGCGCGCTCTGCCATGCGCTGTGGGAAGGTCGCAACGCCATTGAAGGTGAGATGCGCATCAACGCGCTCGACGGCACGCCGCGCCGCGTTTTCTACCGCTGGTGGGTTCCCTCGCTCGGCGGTGAATTGAGCTACGCCTGGACGCAGGTCGTGCTCGTGGATCTGACCGGTATCAAGCGCACCGAGGAGGCCCTGGCCGCCGAACGCGAGCGCCTCGCTGTGACGCTCCGCGCGATGGCCGAGGGCGTCATCACCACCGATACGCAAGGCCGCGTGCTCTTCCTGAACGAAGCCGCCGGCGAATTGACCGGTTGGACCGAGAACGCCGCCATCGGCCGACTGCTCGAAGATGTCTGCGTCATGCGCCACGAAAAAACGCGCCTGCCCGTGGCCGCGCCGGCCGCGGCCGCCGTGGCCTCGCACGCAGTCATTGATCTGCCCGCGAACACCGTGCTCCTGGACCGACAGGGATCGCCACGGGTGATCGAAGGCCGCTGCGCTCCCATCCATGACATGCACAGCCACGCGATCGGCGCGGTGCTGGTGTTGCGCGATGTGACCGAGCGGGCCCGCCTCGAAGGCGAAATCCTGCGCGCGTCGAAACTGGAATCTGTCGGCATTCTGGCCGGCGGCATCGCCCACGATTTTAATAATCTGCTTACCGTCGTGATGGGCAACATCACGTTGGCCACGCTCGATTCGCAGGCGATGGCCTCGGCCGGACGCTGGTTGCAGGACGCGGAGCGCGGTGTGATGCGCGCGCGTGATCTCACGCAGCAACTGCTGACCTTTGCGCGCGGCGGCGAGCCGGTGCGATCCGCGGTGCGGTTGCCGGAGATCGTCAAGGAAGCGGCCAACTTCGCGTTGCACGGCTCCAAGGTGCGTTGCGAGTTCGCGATCGAAGACGGCCTGTGGACCGCCGAAGTGGACAAAGGTCAAATCGGCCAAGTGGTGCAGAACCTCGTGATCAACGCCGTGCAGGCCATGCCCGAGGGCGGCGTCATGCACATTTCGATGCGCAACCAGCATCTGAACGCGCTGGCGGTGAGGCAGCTCGATGAAGGTAACTATCTGTGTATCGTCATTAGTGATACCGGTGCGGGTATCCGGCCGGAGCATCTGGCGCGCATCTTCGATCCCTATTTTACGACGAAGCAATCGGGCAGCGGACTGGGGTTGGCGACGGTTTACTCGATCGTTCGCAAGCATCAGGGACACATTGAAGTGGAATCCGAAATCGGCCGCGGCACGCGCTTCCGGTTCTGGCTCCCGGCGGTGCCCGATGCGCGCCCGACTGCGCCCGAGGTCGCGCACGCGCCCGACAACCTGACGGGCCGGGTATTGTTCATGGACGACGAAGAGCCGATCCGCGCGATGGCCGATGCGTTGCTCCGGCGCCTTGGGTTTGAGGTGACCTGTGTGGCCGACGGTCGCGAAGTGCTGCGCGTGTATGCCGAAGGGTTGAGCAACGGCACGCGGTATGACCTGGTGATTATGGACCTGACGGTGCCCGGTGGCTTGGGCGGCAAGGAAGCCATGAGCGAGCTCTGCAAGCTGGACCCGATGGTCAAAGGCATCGTTTCGAGCGGATACTCCAGCGACCCGGTGATGGCCAATTATCGCACCTATGGTTTCAGTGGAATGGTCGCCAAACCCTACCGCCTGACCGATCTGGCGAAGGCGATTCGCACCGTGCTCGAAGGCGGCGATATGGAATAA
- a CDS encoding ATP-binding protein, translated as MSASPISHRAALPTWATELARLWNSGAHSLFLLHGNIHDLFPVAAAPKPTYAALGPYLSQRLFPTRAHLLHYDLGAGLTFATPAMQTRFFEWLKIYDEVENTTFHRDGPPRVFVHLLPVLRRFFLRMAEETGENRGVTLVVNFAEKLVPASEENQAAHDERVALVTLLSWAASPELHHGDVGVILVTETISELHGDLLQNPHVARVRIDLPVLDERAAFLGSGWLDRHTDGKTLAAQSDLPTDDLARRTSGLPLLRIEQLLATALRNDQRITASYVSAGKRTLIEDYCGDLVKFKDPKVGRSLDDVATHVAAKTRLRELAWLIREGKHAVLERGVLVPGRIGVGKSYLIDCFASECGLPVLELGQFRSKWVGETERQQARILLTIRALGPVIVVVDEADAVFGNRSADGDSGVSSRVFAAFAAHLGDSSLRGRELWIAMTSRPDLMAIDLKRQGRFGLCVPLFPAQNPDEIVELFSVIARSQKLALAEPLLAYIREKLGGRPLTGSDVEAVLVRARERAVLAKRDDTLELEDLQTAVDAFIDPLDENLLALQEAAAVLACSDRRFLPENYQTMDRSVLRSAYESAKRMLRAD; from the coding sequence ATGTCCGCCAGCCCGATCTCCCACCGCGCCGCACTCCCCACTTGGGCCACCGAACTTGCCCGCCTCTGGAATAGCGGCGCCCACAGTCTTTTTCTACTCCACGGCAACATCCACGATCTCTTCCCCGTCGCCGCCGCGCCCAAACCCACCTACGCCGCCCTCGGTCCGTATCTCTCGCAGCGTCTCTTCCCCACCCGCGCCCACCTGCTCCATTACGATCTCGGCGCCGGCCTCACCTTCGCCACGCCCGCGATGCAGACCCGTTTCTTCGAGTGGCTTAAAATCTACGACGAGGTCGAGAACACCACCTTCCACCGCGACGGACCACCGCGTGTATTCGTTCACCTGCTACCGGTTCTCCGGCGTTTCTTCCTGCGCATGGCCGAGGAAACCGGCGAGAACCGCGGTGTCACCCTCGTCGTCAACTTTGCCGAAAAACTCGTCCCCGCCTCCGAGGAAAACCAGGCCGCCCACGACGAACGCGTCGCCCTCGTCACCTTGCTCTCCTGGGCCGCCTCGCCCGAACTGCACCACGGCGATGTCGGCGTGATCCTCGTCACCGAGACGATCTCCGAACTTCACGGGGACCTTCTGCAAAATCCGCACGTCGCCCGCGTGCGCATCGATCTGCCTGTCCTCGACGAGCGCGCCGCCTTCCTCGGCTCCGGCTGGCTCGACCGCCACACCGACGGCAAAACCCTCGCCGCCCAAAGCGATCTCCCCACCGACGACCTCGCGCGCCGCACCTCCGGCCTCCCGCTCCTGCGCATCGAGCAACTCCTCGCCACCGCCCTGCGCAACGACCAGCGCATCACCGCCTCCTACGTCAGCGCCGGCAAACGCACCCTCATTGAAGATTACTGCGGCGACCTCGTTAAATTCAAAGACCCCAAGGTCGGCCGCTCCCTCGACGACGTCGCCACCCACGTCGCCGCCAAAACCCGTCTGCGCGAACTCGCCTGGCTCATCCGCGAGGGCAAACACGCCGTGCTCGAACGCGGCGTGCTCGTCCCCGGCCGCATCGGCGTCGGCAAGTCCTACCTCATCGATTGCTTCGCCAGCGAATGCGGACTCCCCGTCCTCGAGCTCGGCCAGTTCCGCTCCAAATGGGTCGGCGAAACCGAGCGCCAGCAGGCACGCATTCTCCTCACCATCCGCGCACTGGGGCCCGTGATTGTCGTCGTGGACGAAGCCGACGCCGTCTTCGGCAACCGCAGCGCCGATGGAGACAGCGGCGTGTCGAGCCGCGTGTTCGCCGCCTTCGCCGCGCACCTCGGCGATTCCTCCCTCCGCGGACGCGAGCTGTGGATCGCCATGACTTCGCGCCCCGACTTGATGGCCATCGACCTCAAGCGCCAGGGCCGCTTCGGCCTCTGCGTGCCGCTCTTCCCCGCGCAAAACCCCGACGAGATCGTCGAGCTCTTCAGCGTGATCGCACGCAGCCAGAAACTCGCGCTGGCCGAACCTCTCCTCGCCTACATCCGCGAAAAACTCGGCGGCCGTCCGCTCACCGGCAGCGATGTCGAAGCCGTCCTCGTGCGCGCCCGCGAACGCGCCGTGCTCGCCAAACGAGACGACACCCTCGAACTCGAAGACCTGCAAACCGCCGTGGACGCGTTCATCGATCCGCTCGATGAAAACCTGCTCGCTTTGCAAGAGGCCGCCGCCGTGCTCGCGTGTTCCGACCGTCGTTTTCTACCGGAGAACTATCAGACCATGGATCGCTCGGTGCTGCGCAGTGCCTACGAATCCGCCAAGCGCATGCTGCGCGCGGACTGA